A DNA window from Ornithodoros turicata isolate Travis chromosome 10, ASM3712646v1, whole genome shotgun sequence contains the following coding sequences:
- the LOC135369748 gene encoding acetylcholinesterase-like has protein sequence MAVNLQISSAEQCTNTLTTDLIQCLQNVPAQSLVDLGRSFKLYFGPSYGTVPLLEPPWILARTTDINKKDVLIGSTSSEACVLLATISVEVGQGTESVRNAVNMIFDAYKIDRADEGGKLLSRYGRDGTNMSRVYDMVADMIYDCPVLSFAQYLASRGNHVRTYVFDHKATFSTFNTCIGAPRFQELDFVFGTPIHNASLDGTAAEVILSRKMIEMWTGFAKTGSLPNIRQDPWPYFTVAEQQHVRITTGPLEIISDYKKHTCKTMSDVMEELHSWQTLQ, from the exons tttacaGATTTCtagcgcggagcagtgcacaaatacgctGACAACGGATCTAATCCAGTGCCTGCAGAATGTTCCAGCACAAAGCCTCGTAGATCTCGGCCGTTCTTTCAAACTTTATTTCGGACCATCTTACGGCACCGTTCCTCTGCTGGAGCCACCTTGGATACTGGCGAGAACGACCGACATCAACAAAAAGGACGTCCTCATCGGCAGCACGTCCAGCGAAGCCTGCGTACTCCTAGCCACCATATCAGTGGAAGTAGGTCAGGGCACAGAATCTGTCAGGAACGCGGTCAACATGATCTTCGACGCGTACAAGATCGACAGGGCGGACGAAGGTGGCAAGCTGCTGAGCCGTTACGGTAGGGACGGCACAAACATGTCGAGGGTCTACGACATGGTGGCGGACATGATATACGACTGCCCCGTCTTGAGCTTCGCCCAGTATCTTGCCTCACGTGGCAACCACGTACGGACGTATGTCTTTGACCACAAGGCGACCTTCTCCACCTTCAATACATGCATCGGCGCACCGAGGTTTCAGGAACTCGACTTCGTTTTTGGGACCCCGATACACAACGCCTCCCTGGACGGGACCGCGGCGGAAGTGATCCTCAGCCGGAAGATGATCGAAATGTGGACGGGCTTTGCCAAGACAGG gaGTCTCCCTAACATCCGGCAGGATCCCTGGCCGTATTTCACTGTTGCCGAGCAGCAGCATGTCCGAATAACCACAGGACCGCTCGAGATAATTTCGGATTATAAGAAGCACACCTGCAAAACCATGAGCGATGTCATGGAAGAGCTGCATTCCTGGCAAACACTCCAATGA
- the LOC135370257 gene encoding acetylcholinesterase-like, whose protein sequence is MIFDAYKIDRADEGGKLLSRYGRDGTNMSRVYDMVADMIYDCPVLSFAQYLASRGNHVRTYVFDHKATFSTFNTCIGAPRFQELDFVFGTPIHNASLDGTAAEVILSRKMIEMWTGFAKTGSLPNIRQDPWPYFTVAEQQHVRITTGPLEIISDYKKHTCKTMSDVMEELHSWQTLQ, encoded by the exons ATGATCTTCGACGCGTACAAGATCGACAGGGCGGACGAAGGTGGCAAGCTGCTGAGCCGTTACGGTAGGGACGGCACAAACATGTCGAGGGTCTACGACATGGTGGCGGACATGATATACGACTGCCCCGTCTTGAGCTTCGCCCAGTATCTTGCCTCACGTGGCAACCACGTACGGACGTATGTCTTTGACCACAAGGCGACCTTCTCCACCTTCAATACATGCATCGGCGCACCGAGGTTTCAGGAACTCGACTTCGTTTTTGGGACCCCGATACACAACGCCTCCCTGGACGGGACCGCGGCGGAAGTGATCCTCAGCCGGAAGATGATCGAAATGTGGACGGGCTTTGCCAAGACAGG gaGTCTCCCTAACATCCGGCAGGATCCCTGGCCGTATTTCACTGTTGCCGAGCAGCAGCATGTCCGAATAACCACAGGACCGCTCGAGATAATTTCGGATTATAAGAAGCACACCTGCAAAACCATGAGCGATGTCATGGAAGAGCTGCATTCCTGGCAAACACTCCAATGA
- the LOC135370818 gene encoding uncharacterized protein LOC135370818, translated as MRVVLIFATLVAGALAVAVAPEETPFAKNLRQEVKALNLDPLSLPDVEFKVDGPKDTKVKLTQGKAEGLSEVVTPHGRCYKRNDDVLCYVTFSGLHVTYKAEATKPEKTFDVQVDTAHSLLEVLLGETTDGKTELKNVRVVALHQYVREPVEFGDSREETVLFDDALKAALVEELDKVTVTGPFKDALKKAFAQEPFPTKEENVSFYVVVE; from the exons ATGCGTGTCGTACTCATATTCGCCACTTTGGTTGCTG GTGCTCTGGCAGTGGCGGTCGCTCCAGAGGAGACGCCATTCGCGAAGAACCTCCGACAGGAGGTGAAGGCTCTTAACCTGGACCCTCTCTCTTTGCCCGATGTCGAATTCAAGGTAGATGGGCCCAAAGACACGAAGGTGAAGCTGACCCAGGGAAAAGCCGAAGGACTGAGCGAAGTCGTCACGCCCCATGGCCGTTGTTACAAACGCAACGATGACGTGCTATGTTACGTGACATTCAGCGGCCTCCACGTCACCTACAAGGCTGAAGCTACTAAGCCAGAGAAGACCTTCGACGTCCAAGTGGACACGGCACACAGCTTGCTCGAAGTACTCCTCGGGGAGACCACGG ACGGAAAAACGGAACTGAAGAACGTCCGTGTTGTAGCTCTGCACCAATACGTTAGGGAGCCAGTGGAGTTCGGAGACAGCAGGGAGGAGACCGTTCTCTTTGACGATGCACTCAAGGCGGCTCTGGTCGAGGAGCTCGACAAGGTCACTGTCACAGGACCTTTCAAAGACGCCCTGAAGAAGGCATTCGCTCAAGAACCCTTCCCAACAAAGGAGGAAAACGTTAGCTTCTACGTTGTTGTTGAGTGA
- the LOC135370258 gene encoding uncharacterized protein LOC135370258, protein MRLVLIFATLVAGALAAAVAPEETPFAKNLRQEVKALNLDPLSLPDVEFKVDGPKDTKVKLTQGKAEGLSEVVTPHGRCYKRNDDVLCYVTFSGLHVAYKAEATKPEKTFDVQVDTAHSLLEVLLGETTDGKTELKNVRVVALHQYVREPVEFGDSREETVLFDDALKAALVEELDKVTVTGPFKEALKKAFAQEPFPTKEENVSFYVVE, encoded by the exons ATGCGTCTCGTACTGATATTCGCCACTTTGGTTGCTG GTGCTCTTGCAGCGGCGGTCGCTCCAGAGGAGACGCCATTCGCGAAGAACCTCCGACAGGAGGTGAAGGCTCTTAACCTGGACCCTCTCTCTTTGCCCGATGTCGAATTCAAGGTAGATGGGCCCAAAGACACGAAGGTGAAGCTGACCCAGGGAAAAGCCGAAGGACTGAGCGAAGTCGTCACGCCCCATGGCCGTTGTTACAAACGCAACGATGACGTGCTATGTTACGTGACATTCAGCGGCCTCCACGTCGCCTACAAGGCTGAAGCTACTAAGCCAGAGAAGACCTTCGACGTCCAAGTGGACACGGCACACAGCTTGCTCGAAGTACTCCTCGGGGAGACCACGG ACGGAAAAACGGAACTGAAGAACGTCCGTGTTGTAGCTCTGCACCAATACGTTAGGGAGCCAGTGGAGTTCGGAGACAGCAGGGAGGAGACCGTTCTCTTTGACGACGCACTCAAGGCGGCTCTGGTCGAGGAGCTCGACAAGGTCACTGTCACAGGACCTTTCAAAGAAGCCCTGAAGAAGGCATTCGCTCAAGAACCCTTCCCAACAAAGGAGGAAAACGTTAGCTTCTACGTAGTTGAGTGA
- the LOC135369749 gene encoding acetylcholinesterase-like codes for MYVRQELQPVTTTCVERPQQIPLQISCAEQCTNTLTTDLIQCLQNVPAQSLVDLGRSFKLYFGPSYGTVPLLEPPWILARTTDINKKDVLIGSTSSEACVLLATISVEVGQGTESVRNAVNMIFDAYKIDRADEGGKLLSRYGRDGTNMSWVYDMVADMIYDCPVLSFAQYLASRGNHVRTYVFDHKATFSTFNTCIGALRFQELDFVFGTPIHNASLDGTAAEVILSRKMIEMWTGFAKTGSLPNIRQDPWPYFTVAEQQHVRITTGPLEIISDYKKHTCKAMSDVMEELNSWQTHQ; via the exons ATGTATGTACGGCAGGAACTGCAGCCAGTAACCACGACCTGTGTGGAACGTCCACAGCAAATACC tttacagatttcttgcgcggagcagtgcacaaatacgctGACAACGGATCTAATCCAGTGCCTGCAGAATGTTCCAGCACAAAGCCTCGTAGATCTCGGCCGTTCTTTCAAACTTTATTTCGGACCATCTTACGGCACCGTTCCTCTGCTGGAACCCCCTTGGATACTGGCGAGAACGACCGACATCAACAAAAAGGACGTCCTCATCGGCAGCACGTCCAGCGAAGCTTGCGTACTCCTAGCCACCATATCAGTGGAAGTAGGTCAGGGCACAGAATCTGTCAGGAACGCCGTCAACATGATCTTCGACGCGTACAAGATCGACAGGGCGGACGAAGGTGGCAAGCTGCTGAGCCGTTACGGTAGGGACGGCACAAACATGTCGTGGGTTTACGACATGGTGGCGGACATGATATACGACTGCCCCGTCTTGAGCTTCGCCCAGTATCTTGCCTCACGTGGCAACCACGTACGGACGTATGTCTTTGACCACAAGGCGACCTTCTCCACCTTCAACACATGCATCGGGGCACTAAGGTTTCAGGAACTCGACTTCGTTTTTGGGACCCCGATACACAACGCCTCCCTGGACGGGACCGCGGCGGAAGTGATCCTCAGCCGGAAGATGATCGAAATGTGGACGGGCTTTGCCAAGACAGG gAGTCTCCCTAACATCCGGCAGGATCCCTGGCCGTATTTCACTGTTGCCGAGCAGCAGCATGTCCGAATAACCACAGGGCCGCTCGAGATCATTTCGGATTATAAGAAGCACACCTGCAAAGCCATGAGCGATGTCATGGAAGAGCTGAATTCGTGGCAAACACACCAATGA
- the LOC135370819 gene encoding uncharacterized protein LOC135370819, producing MRLVLIFASLVAGALAVEVAPEETPFAKNLRQEVKALNLDPLSLPDLEFKVVGPKDTKVKLTQGKAEGLSEVVAPHGRCYRLFQGADDVKCYVTFNGLRVTYKAQSTQPEKTFDVKVDTAHSLLEVLLRETSDGKTELENVRVVALHQYVREPVEFGDSREETVLFDDALKAALVKELDKVAVTGPFKEALKKAFAQEPFPTKEENVSFYVVE from the exons ATGCGTCTTGTACTGATATTCGCCTCTCTGGTTGCTG GTGCTCTGGCAGTGGAGGTCGCTCCAGAGGAGACGCCATTCGCGAAGAACCTTCGACAGGAGGTGAAGGCTCTTAACCTGGACCCTCTCTCTTTGCCCGATCTCGAATTCAAGGTAGTTGGGCCCAAAGACACGAAGGTGAAGCTGACCCAGGGAAAGGCCGAAGGACTGAGCGAAGTCGTCGCGCCCCATGGTCGTTGTTACAGACTCTTCCAAGGCGCGGATGACGTGAAATGTTACGTGACATTCAACGGTCTCCGCGTCACCTACAAGGCTCAATCTACTCAGCCAGAGAAGACCTTCGACGTCAAAGTGGACACGGCACACAGCTTGCTCGAAGTGCTCCTCCGGGAAACCTCGG ACGGAAAGACGGAACTGGAGAACGTCCGTGTTGTAGCTCTGCACCAATACGTTAGGGAGCCAGTGGAGTTCGGCGACAGCAGGGAGGAGACTGTTCTCTTCGACGATGCACTCAAGGCTGCTCTGGTCAAGGAGCTCGACAAGGTCGCTGTCACAGGACCTTTCAAAGAAGCCCTGAAGAAGGCATTCGCTCAAGAACCCTTCCCAACAAAGGAGGAAAACGTTAGCTTCTACGTAGTTGAGTGA
- the LOC135370259 gene encoding uncharacterized protein LOC135370259, which translates to MRLVLIFATLVAGALAAAVAPEETPFAKNLRQEVKDLNLDPLSLPDLEFKVDGPKDTKVKLTQGKAEGLSEVVAPHGRCYKRYDFVLCYVTFSGLHVTYKAEATKPEKTFDVQVDTAHSLLEVHLREASDGKTELKDVRVVALHQYVREPVEFGDSREETVLFDDALKAALVKELDKVAVTGPFKEALKKAFAQEPFPTKEESVSFYVVVE; encoded by the exons ATGCGTCTCGTACTGATATTCGCCACTCTGGTTGCAG GTGCTCTGGCAGCGGCGGTCGCTCCAGAGGAGACGCCATTCGCGAAGAACCTCCGACAGGAGGTGAAGGATCTTAACCTGGACCCTCTCTCGTTGCCCGATCTCGAATTCAAGGTAGATGGGCCCAAAGACACGAAGGTGAAGCTGACCCAGGGAAAGGCCGAAGGACTGAGCGAAGTCGTCGCGCCCCATGGTCGTTGTTACAAACGCTACGATTTCGTGCTATGTTACGTGACATTCAGCGGCCTCCACGTCACCTACAAGGCTGAAGCTACTAAGCCAGAGAAGACCTTCGATGTCCAAGTGGACACGGCACACAGCTTGCTCGAAGTACACCTTCGGGAAGCCTCGG ACGGAAAGACGGAACTGAAGGACGTCCGTGTTGTAGCTCTGCACCAATACGTTAGGGAGCCAGTGGAGTTCGGCGACAGCAGGGAGGAGACTGTTCTCTTTGACGATGCACTCAAGGCTGCTCTGGTCAAGGAGCTCGACAAGGTCGCTGTCACAGGACCTTTCAAAGAAGCCCTGAAGAAGGCATTCGCTCAAGAACCCTTCccaacaaaagaagaaagcgtTAGCTTCTACGTTGTCGTTGAATGA